AGAACGAAACCAAACAGGATGCCCGCTACGTCATCATCATCAGGCGCGGCGCCTCTTACGGGAAAATGTGATGTCGCTGATCGTACGGGACGCAACGCTCGAGGATGCCGATGACATCCTCGCCATCTACAATTTCGCCGCGATCAACACCACGGCGGTCTGGACCGACGGGCCGGCCGATCTCGCCTCGCGGCGCGACTGGATTCGCGCGCGGCAGCAGGCGGGCTATCCCGTGCTGGTCGCGATGAAGGGCAGGGACGTCGTCGGCTTCGCCTCGTTCGGCGATTTCCGTCCCTTTCCCGGCTATCGCCACACCGTGGAGAATTCGGTCTATGTCGACGAGCGGCATCATCGCGCGGGCATCGGCCGCAGCCTGGTGGCCGCGCTGATCGAGCGCGCCACGGCGCTCAACAAGCATGCCATGATCGCCGGCATCGAGGCCCTCAATGCCGGCTCGATCGGCCTGCACGCCTCGCTCGGCTTCATCGAGGTCGCCCGCATGCCGGAGGTCGG
This portion of the Bradyrhizobium diazoefficiens genome encodes:
- a CDS encoding GNAT family N-acetyltransferase, yielding MSLIVRDATLEDADDILAIYNFAAINTTAVWTDGPADLASRRDWIRARQQAGYPVLVAMKGRDVVGFASFGDFRPFPGYRHTVENSVYVDERHHRAGIGRSLVAALIERATALNKHAMIAGIEALNAGSIGLHASLGFIEVARMPEVGCKFGRWLDLVFMQKQLAGSVRP